Below is a genomic region from Fundulus heteroclitus isolate FHET01 chromosome 5, MU-UCD_Fhet_4.1, whole genome shotgun sequence.
GGACCGAGCTCATCCATTAAGCACTGGATCCCTCTGGACAACTAATATTTCAGAGGTTATTTTGAGCACAGCACCGagtagcaaaaacaacaaaacacaatgCAGTCATGGAACAGAATCTCCACAAATCGATCCAGGAGCTTAAAAAAAAGCGTCTCCACCACGACCAGAGACGCTATTTTTTAACCATTTGCTGACCTGATGTGGACTTTTACTGCGGCTTTTGCGTTGCGCGTTGACATAAAACAGACACAATCGTCTCTGAGGTCATTTTAGTGAAGCACATAAAGTGAGTAACAACTTGAACTTGAAGGGTGAACTCAATGTAAACCGACTGCAGCAGACGCGGAGCTGACGGACGGCGGGGGCGCAGAGCGCGCAGAGACGCCCACACACAGGCCGTGGAGAGGAGAGGCGCGCTATAAAAACGCCAGACGGTGTTTCAGCGCCACTGGGAATCCTCCATTCACTCACCTCACGGTCATTCAGCCGAACCGAGcctgagcaggaggaggaggaggaacaaaAAATGCTCCTCGGAGGACATCGATTCCTTGCATTTTCTCCAGCAGTGGTGGGATTTATTAAGGGAAATATGACTTCTGAGCCTTTTCAGGACACGTTTTGCATTCAAAAGGAGCGCCGAAATTGCGTTTAAGACGTGCTCTTTGGAGTATCTTTGAAGATCATCTgtgcaagaaaaataaaacagatggaCTAAGAGGAATTTCTGGTCTTACTGGTGAGTTTCTGAGTTTTATGTCAGTGAGAGGAAATGATGAACTTtctggaagaaataaaaaatcactTCGGTTCAATGTAAGACAAACAATTTAGTCGAACTAGGGATCActggaaattattattattattattattattattattattattattattattattattattattattattattattattattattattgttattattattattattattttaacttaTTCTTGTACAGCGTTCAGAAAACCCGCTTATTTGGTCCACGCTGGACTTTATTTTTGGAGAGacgtgtaggtaccagatccgCTCCCTACAAACGGCATCTGttggttaattaaaaaaaaatctctcattTTGAATAAGATCAAAGCTTAGAAAAGAGGTTAAGCAGAAATATAAACTCATTGAGATATTACATTGCAATAATTTTGATAATTTATTGGTGTctattgttttttaaaccaaGTAGACGATAGTGCtaatcagaaataaaactaCGGATTTTCTTATCTGGACAAAAACTAAAAGTAGTAATAATATGAATGTTACTTGCCTGGTTGTATTTGAGAGCGGGGAAATCTGAGGATTATGTAAATCGTTATCGCTCCCAGAATTGCTTCATtgctcttttttaattttaagtctGAACTGCGGTGCTGGAAAACATTCCTCTCTGAGTTTATTCCCTCGTTTGGTGTTTTTGAGGAAACATGCAACGAGAGTGGTGGTTAAATTATCCAAGATTCCTCACGAAATCCTCATTGATCATGCAGGCAGTGTTTTCATCGGCCTCTGCAGTGATGGAGAGAAATATTTGATCTCTTTTTCAATTCTTCGATTTGACTTTTCTCTCTCTTGATAAATGAAATcactaaaagaaaatacattttgtatttactcgtGTTGCCTTTTCAGATTTCACAGTTCATTTGAAGATCTGAAACAttcaagtgtgacaaaaaaagcaaaaaatgaaaaagaaaaaacagaagaaaggagGCAGCTATAGCAGTATTTTACTGCAGGGTTCATAAACCTTCTTTTTagcaacaaacacaaacagttcTGCCTTATTACATCCAAGTAACTTTTGAAACTGCACATTTCTGTTCTCTGTCCTGCAGCCCGCCTTGAAAATGGACCCCATAAAACGCAGAGGTCAGAGATGTTTGCTTTGAGGTACTTTAACTCCTCGCCCCCTTCGCTCCTTCCTCGGTGGGGTAATGGCAGTGCAGCTATGGTGGAAGCCTTGGTGACTGCTAtggggcagcagcagcagcagcaggaagatgTCACAGCTGTGCAGAACCAAACCAGTGGTGCCATCATCGTGGTCTTGCCCATGTCACTGGGCATCATCTCCAACACTGTGGCTCTTTTCATCCTGGTCAATGCCTACTCTCTGCAGCGCCGGCGCTCTAAAGCTACATTCCTCCTGTTTGCCACTTCTCTGGTGATTACGGACTTCTTTGGCCACGTGATTCCAGGCGCCCTGGTTCTGAGGCTCTACCTCACCGGCAGAGCGAGCCCCGGGCACTCGTCTGACGGCATGTGCAAGTTCCTGGGTGGCAGCATGGTCTTCTTTGGCCTCTGCCCCCTCTTTATGGGCTGTGCAATGGCCGCGGAGCGATGCTTGGGCGTCACCAAGCCGCTGCTGCACTCATCCCTGGTCACTAAAACCCGCACAAAGGTCTGCCTGTCCGCCATCTGGCtggcagctctgtgtgtggcctTGCTGCCCTGCTTCCAGCTGGGCTCCTACACCTATCAGGAACCCAAGACCTGGTGCTTCATCAACGTGCTCAACGACACCACGGGCGTGGATGTGGCATTTGTTGCACTTTTCTCTGGACTCGGCCTGACCTCGTTGGCTGTGGCGCTGGTGTGCAACACGATCAGCGGACTGACGCTGGTGCTGGCGCGCATCAGGAGGCAGCCCGGTTCCCATCACTCGGCCCGCTCCCATGACATAGAGATGGTGGTGCAGCTGGTTGGGATCATGGTCACCTCATGCATCTGCTGGAGCCCTCTGTTGGTACGTGACAAAATTAAATGCCTAATAATAAGTTCTGGTTTTCTTATGGAAGAAATATTGTCTCATTAGAATCCAGGCTTTCTTTAGACATTGAATTTAgaactgaatgtatttttatcctgtgaaatTATGTAGCCTAAGcaattcttttttattattaccttATTCGCCTGCAAAGATTCGCCTTCTGCTGACTCAAGCCAAAGGAATCAGCGCTAGATTGAATCGAGGGGCTTTTAGCCAATCAAATTAGGCTCATTTGATCACATGACAGACCAGCGCGTTGAGCTGCAGAGCCGAGTCTGTTTACAGGTGGTTAGTGGCTGACTGTTAAGATAGTGGCGCACCAAAGACATCCAACGCACTGAGCGTAATTTGATTGGCTAAAAGCGGCTCCATGTCTTTTGCGGATTCCTATGGTCTGAgttaataattcaataacaatatatatcaatccatagatgtatatcgatgatagaaaaaaagggtcaataaaaagttcaatagaacagttttccttccttttgcattctagcctatcatgtaggataatattacagtcattacatcctcccagccaatcacaaacgcagacctaGGAACGGGCCGttaccaagccccgcccccttcaaagagttcagagagaaccgcgttctgtttccttttttaaaaccttgcagttttggtgaaaagttggttaaataaaacgTTGAGTTTGAACTCagcgtttgtgtgttctttatctaaaaataggtaattaagcaacggcataaaatgaccagggctgcacttaaaatatatatgtttattttgttgataattatcgatatcgatcagtatgatttctattgtatcgatatgctttttttccccctaattgGAGTCACCAGACGGTCAACACACGTGCAGGGGAATTTCTGCAGTTGAAGTTTTGCAGGTGCatttaaactaattaaaaaaaaagtcacatacATAATAGAACTGGGTAGAAATTCAGAGTTATAAATTCAACGTCTAAAGAAAGTCTGATTCCAATAAACTATATTTCTTCCACATTGTTCTAcccctttttttcccacttGAAGGTGTCAgatcattaaacacattttagtaATAGACAAGTATAATATTAGGGAAATACAGAAAGCCATtttcaaattatgttttcatttattaagagGAAAGCTATACGAACAAGCCATACAAACCCTGCATGAAAAAGCAATGTTCTGCTTCGTTTATTACATGAATTAACTTTCACACCCAGACAGGGCTACCAGTCCTGTGAAATCAATCTTACAGCAACGTAATGAAGCAGGCTAAAATACCTAAAAAACAACACACCACTCCTCAAACTGATgaacaaatgagaaacaaagtaaCTGATATGTATCAGTCTGGTTACAGAGCCATTTGTTTGGCTTTTGGACGCTGCATTCTCTACAAACTGATAAAAGCTGGAACAGTGGGGAACATTCCTAAGACTGGCTGGCCCACCAAAATTACTCGAAGAGAGCATGCAAGACTCGCCCAGGAGATCACTAAAGAACCCAGAACTACATCTGAACCACTGCAGGCTTCACTTGTCTCAGTTAAGGTCGTAGTTCATGATTCATCAACAAGAAGTAGACTGGGTAAAGATGGCATCTGTGGGAGAGTTTGTCCCACATTTGCCCAAAAATATCTTGATGATCCGCAAGATTTttggggaaaatattctgtggactaaCAAAAGCATAAGTTCTAGAAAACATCCCTCCTGGTACTTCTGGTTTAAAGCAAACAGCATTTCAGGAAAATGGCCTCAGAAAGTCAAACATTTTTGGTAGTAGCCCGTTGGTATGAGAATGCTTTGCTGCTCAAAGAACTGAAAGTCCTAATTGATGGAGCAATTtcaagtggcctagtcaaagtccaatcTGATTGACATGCTGTGGCATGACATTAAACAGTCTGTTCATGCAAAACTTTTCAGCGTCGCTGAATTTAAACTATTCCGCAAAGAAAAGTTGGGAAAAAGTTACTTCCTATGGGGCTGGGCTTTTTtctcattaaataaataatccatTGACTATTGCTATTTTGAGTCTTAGGTCATCTTTGTCTGatcttaaaatgaataaataataaaataacataatattgtaaacaatattttaatagtACGGTGCATTTAGGCGGTTGCTTGTATTTTCTCAGTGAGAGAAAAATCTTTTCTGGCTGGTAGAGTTTGGCTCCAGGCAGCTGTTTTCATCTGTTCTGTGACATATTTTTATCGCTCCAAATCATCAACATTATGGAAAACTTGTGGTTGTGGTTCAGCATTTTCCTTCAGTCAATGCTGATTAGTTACATAAATGATCAAACTGCACAGCGGGCTTGTATTTTGTGCTGGGGCACAAGAAACGGAGTCGAAACACCGAACCTCAGCACAAACCCAGCTGACCCGGTGTGAATGTGCGTGGGATCGATAGAGAGGTGCTTTATATATAGAACATTAAGTGCTGTTTGAACAGTTTACCGTAAGATGCATAGAGCATTCAGCAGGATTGAAACAGCATTATGACAACGTCTTTGCTAACAAACACTACACCTTCAATCCCCAGAGCAGAAAAATCTGATTAGAAGATGTCgtattttttattgtggtaaaaAACACAAGTAATCTTGGAAACCATCCAAAATGCCACTTGGAGTTGATAACTCCATACTCTACTTCTTTTTATCATATTTGCTCTTATATAATTGCTTTAATGTTAGgctgatttttattattaaagccATAATAGAAGCAAGTATGTAAGATTTTATGATGtgtaaatgatttaaaatttgttttaggtttaatgaactgaattaaaacaagaataaactcTTGTTTGTCCCAAAAGAAGTGAATTTTTCTACTTGACGCAGCATAGTCAGCAATAAGGTAAGAGAAGATTAGACATGGGAAACACAGCGCTTTATAAACAAATTTAGGTTATTATTAAGATATTAGAGCCTAAGCCTTTTGACATAAACCTTATTATATTGTgctgggatttcatgtgatagactACCTTGAAGTTGTGCATATAACAAAAGTGATCCATgggttttttaaatgttttacaaatatataaaatatatatgtattggATTTAGTCACCTTTACTCTAATTTGCCTCTAAAGGAAATTAATTGCAGCCACTTGCCTTCAGAAAAATAACACTATACAAATAGCACTGAATTGACCCTCCATGatataaaacatggtggtggctgcatcagGCTGATGGGAAGCAAAGTTGATGGGAAGCTGCGTAGAGCCAATTCCATGATGGTCCTGGGAGAAATCGTCTCAGATGAGGCAAAATATTTGAAACTATGGGGGATTCTTCACATCAGAGTTTCCCTGAGCTTGAGGAATTGTGCAGAGCAGAATAGTAAAACATGTCAGTCTCTAGATGAGagaagctggtggagacatatCTTATCTGACCTGCTGTAGCTGCAGTGAAAGATGGTTACACAAAGCACTGACTCAGATGGACTGAATCTCAATCAGTGTAAAACTTACACTTATACAATGTATAGTCTTACCTGGAATGCATGCTCTCAGACTCGGGGAGAGAAAAGTTTGCAGATCTACCAGGAGGACCAGCAGAAAGGTCCAACAGGCAACATTACTAGAACTATTTCTGGTTGGTTCAAGCTGAATCTGCTTAGTTTAGTTTAATCCGCCTATGTAATTCATCCATTATCATTGTGATCATTACCTTAATACAGCTTGCAGCTTTCTCACAGCCATCCCAGGTCCACACTTTTGCTTTTGGTGCCAGAACCTTGTGACTCAAAAGCGACCTAGGGCCAATGTGCCAAGTGCAGCTgctaacccccccccaaaaggcAGCTCCACCAGTTCTTCTGAGGTTGGTTCTTGGACGGTAGGCTTAGTGTTGTACACCTGAGGTGCAGATATACATCAGACAGACAGGATGCTGCCATATATATGTAGAAATCTGAGGTggactatttatctgtaaaatgTAATGCCACTCTTTTGCACCAATGTCACTCTTGTGACACCAATGAAACCTGACATTGTGCTTTAATCTGAGATGAAAACTCAACCACTGTATGTTATGGATGCATAAGCAAGAAATACAGCTCAGTTCCTCAGTATGCGTTACATTCCTCATTACCAGCTGGAGACACTTCGGTACCTTCGAGTAACGCGAGCCAAAGATCTTCATTCTGAGTTTAATCGACGGGGGACcaggctgataaaaaaaaagtccaactaaaacataaaataaataacattttgagtaataaattatattttgatatTATATTTTGATACTTTGATGTAagatttcaaataaaattgagttaaaaatgaaaagtgttCATCAACACGTCAAATGTTTGAGTCTTTTTGATCTTGCAGCAcaagttttaacagttttaaactTTGATGACAGAAACTGCataaaaaaggtttgtaatCATACGAGTGTTTTTACTTCCATCATTTGCGTAATTAATTTCCAACCACTTAATTTGATTGTTTAAACAATCCAGCGGGGCATTTTTCACTAGCAAATTTTCAACTAGGTAATAAGGTATTTGTATTATAGGACTTtactaaaatattttctaaaacatACTAAGGAGAGTATAGGTAATTTTTCTTCCTGTATATGTGCGTCAGTGACATCACGAGATGCACTAGAACTGAGCCAATCAGCTGGCGTTATGAATCAAAACACCTGTAGACACCTTTGAAGGAGGAGCTGGagtaaaaatgcaaataaagatGACAAACAAGAAAGATACAAATGGAAATATAGTTTCGCAACTCCGTATGTGATGTCCTCAGAGGCATGTGTGAGCGGGAAATAGTttcaatttaataatttaatttgtctttgtactaaaatgtgcaatacaaataaatttgccttgccttggcaTTTAGCTTtaagaagaaaactgaaaacattcAGCTCCATATTGAATTTGATATGATTTCTCAAACTGAATCAATAAACTGCATGTAACAGAGTATTTTTAATAAGGAGCATTTCTTCCTTCTTTCAGAGGTCACAAAACTTCAACAACACTAATGATTGGAGCTCAGATTTCCCATTAATCTGCAGTATTTACTTTCCTACTTTAAGCACAGATATGACTGCTTTTCTTCAGGGATTTGAGGATGTAAACAGGTATTTGTCATAGAAAGAAACAGACgtgcttcattttttttgtcaagttaAGTGTTTCACGTGAAGAACAATCCAAACCGATGTAAAGCATCAGCCATcacaatgaaaaaaaggaactaaTCAACCAGATTTAACTCCAGACATTGACTAGGCCACCCCATAAATcttcactttatacattttttagcCATTCAGAGGTGAGCTTGCGGGTGTGCttgatcattgtcctgctgcatgaTCTTATTGTGAGCCGCATGCTTCCATCTATTATGATAAATCAGATGTGTGGTGAGGCAGAACATTTTCCCAAAGGTCTCCAGGGATCTTACAGAGTTTTCCATAGAAAATCTGAGACATGCTCATTCTTTCTTCTGAATCTGAGGCAAGTAGAcctgcagtttttcttttgtgaatcCTCGATGAGTTGTCGATGCGCTCCTGGAGTAGTTTGGGCTGTCCAGCAAGATCCGCCACTTTCATAATGTTCCCTCCATTGATGGAAAAAGGCTCCATTAGTGGTACGCTGGAATCCCAAAGCCATAGGAAGGGATTCACGACCATTTTCAGATTGATGTGAAAGAAATAGTTTTTCATCCCTTCTTAACTGTCTTCGGGTCGTGGTACTTCACGCTTTTAAACACAGAATGCTGTTTACATGGTTCTCTGGATTTTACAAGCACAGACTCATTTTACAGGCAGTAATCAGGCCATGTTGATCCTGTTGAATTACCAAAGGGAGGCAATGATAGTTTTGCATAGGACCAAGTTTATtcaaatagtgtttttttcccttaatgAATTCaataatcatttgaaaactgcattttgtgtttactctgCTTACCTTTGCATGCTATTAATATGACAACAAAA
It encodes:
- the ptger1a gene encoding prostaglandin E2 receptor EP1 subtype, whose amino-acid sequence is MFALRYFNSSPPSLLPRWGNGSAAMVEALVTAMGQQQQQQEDVTAVQNQTSGAIIVVLPMSLGIISNTVALFILVNAYSLQRRRSKATFLLFATSLVITDFFGHVIPGALVLRLYLTGRASPGHSSDGMCKFLGGSMVFFGLCPLFMGCAMAAERCLGVTKPLLHSSLVTKTRTKVCLSAIWLAALCVALLPCFQLGSYTYQEPKTWCFINVLNDTTGVDVAFVALFSGLGLTSLAVALVCNTISGLTLVLARIRRQPGSHHSARSHDIEMVVQLVGIMVTSCICWSPLLIFALMSVIHSSSRTGGENLAYYQTLMHIGVRLATWNQILDPWVYILLRRTVLRKIYLIVKCQAGLKDTMLGRWEKSSFPSLDQKEVNQV